From the genome of Arthrobacter russicus:
CCGGCGAGCGCCTGCAAACATGCCTCGAGCCAGCGCATTTGGTAGTACGTCATCGGTGCCCCACCGATCGGGATGTCCACCAGCCAGGGCCGATGCAACACCGAGTCGTAGATGCCCCACGCCCAGACCCGGCACTTCGCGCGCCAACCCGCCGCTTCGGCCAGGCGCTCCGGAACCGGGCCGAACCCGGCATCCAGCATCAGGATCAGCAAATCGTCTTTGGACTTGAGATAGCGGTACAGGCTCATTGCGGTGAAGCCCAGACGGTCCGCGACACTCTTCATCGACACCGCGGAAAGCCCGCCTTCGTCGGCCACGGACATTGCGGCTTCGACGATCTTGGGCACGCTCATTCCGGGCTTCGGCCCCCGGGAGCCGGAAGGGCTGAGCCCCCAGGACAGCGCGACTCCGGCCGGCAGCGCTTCGAGCAACGGCTGCACGCCGGCCGCGCCAGTGGTCGGTTCTTCGATTCCCATTCGGCTCCCCATAGGTGCTGCTTCGTCATTCCCCATCCTAAGTCCGCGGCTCAACGGCTCAATACGGCCACCAAGAACCCCAGTTGCGGACGGAGTTCTTCTAGCTGTTCGGGCCGCCGGCCGGGGACCGTGCTCATGTGGATCAACAAACCATCGAGGTAATCCGTCAGGATCTCCGCCGACCGCCTCGGGGCGGTCGCACCCAACTGGCCGAACACGGCATCGGCACCATCCAGCAATCGCAGGTGGACCCCTTGCAGTTGGTCCGCCAGACCCGGCTCGTTCGCCAGATTGGCCAGCAGCGCCAATCTGGCGAGGACCAGCGGAGAGGCGGCGCCCAGCGCCAGCTCGATGAACTCAAGCAGTGCGTCGACCAGGCCTTCGGGGGTCCGCGGCAACTCGGACAGTTCCAGCTCTTGCCGGTCGCGTTCTTCCAAGCGGGCCACGACCGCAGCCAACAACTCGCGTTTGGTCCGGTGGTAGTTCGAGGTAGTGCCCTCCGGCAGCCTTTTCGGCATCACCCCGCGGGAGGCAGGTTTGACCAACTGGTTCGCTTGCATCGCGTTGCCGCAGTCCCGGATCGATGCGCTCCTTTCGGATTCCACGCCGGAGCAACGCCGGGCCTTGCTGGCGGAGAACTTCGGGCACTGGCACCGGGATGTGCAACGCGTCCTGGACGCCGGGCGGGACCGCGAATTCTTGTTCCACCAACTCGAAGTGCTGGCGCCGCTGGGCAGCTTCGTCAACGGAAGGACGGCGCTGATCGGCGATGCGGCGCATGCGATGGCGCCGTTCCTGGGCCGCGGTGCCTGCGAAGCCATCCTGGACGGGGAGGCCATGGGCCGGATCGCGATGGCCAGGCACGGCTTGCCGCTGCGCAATGCCGCGCTCCGAAGCGCCTCCGCACTGACTCGACGGAGATCACGAAGCTGAAAGCCGGACCGGCGGTCAGAGCGCTTTGATCATCCGGGTGTTGCCCAGCGTATTGGGTTTGACCCGGGCCAGGTCCAGGAACTCGGCGACGCCTTCATCGTGCGAGCGCAGCAATTCCGAATACACCTCCGGGCTCACCGCACTTTGGTCGGGCATCACGTCGAAACCGTGCTTGCGGAAAAAATCCACTTCGAAGGTCAGGCAGAACACCCGGCTGACACCCAATGCCCGGGCCCGGGCCAGCAGTTCTTCGACCAGCGCATGGCCCACGCCTTTGCCCAGCCACTCCGGAGCCGCAGCCAAGGTCCGGATTTCCGCGAGGTCTTCCCACATCACATGCAGCGCCCCGCAGCCGATCACCGCGGAGCCGACCTCGTCGACCGCGACCGCCATCTCCTGGATGCCTTCGAAATAGGCCACCGTCTCCTTCGACACCAGCACCCGCTGTTCGGCGAGCGGCGCAATCAAGGACTTGATCGCGGGCACATCGCCGGTCCGTGCCGCCCGCAGCGAGAAGGCGTTCGTAGTGTTCACCCGCCAAGTCTAGTCAGCCGTGCTTCCCCGCCGCGCAATCCGGCGGGGAAGCACGGAGGGATCACAGGCCGAGCTCTTTGACCACGGCGACTTCCTGGCCCAGCACGTGTTCGGCCAGGAACGATTCGACCACTGAGTACCAGACCCGGGCATGCTGCGGCTTGAGGATCCAGTGGTTCTCGTCCGGGAAATACAGGAAGCGGTGCGCCGTTTTCCCTTCGGCATCGGTGGCCAACGCCGATTTGGCCAACAATTCGTACCAGAGCCGCAGACCCTCGCCGATCGGCACCCGGTAATCCTTATCGCCGTGGATCACCAGAACCGGACTCACGATCTCCGTGACGGAGCTGTGCGGCGAATTCTCGGCGCCCATCTGCTGGTTCATTTCCCGCCGCCAGTAGGAGGCGACGTCGGTGGTGTTGCTGAAGCCGTCCAGCTCCCACAGGCTTGCGTGCGTGACGATGGCCTTGAAACGGTCGGTGTGGCCCGCCACCCAGTTCGCCATGTAGCCGCCGAACGATCCGCCCATTGCGGCGGTGCGCGCTGCATCGATGTCCGGCCGGGCCACCACCGCGTCGGTGATCGCCATCAGGTCGGTGAACGGCTCGGCGCCCCAGCGGCCCCAGCCGCGCTGGATGAAGTCCTGACCGTAACCGGTGGAAAGCGCCGGATCCGGCAACAGCACGGCATAGCCCCGGGCGGCCATGATCATCGGGTTCCAACGCCAAGTCCAAGCATTCCACGAGCCCAACGGCCCGCCATGGATCCAGAGCAGCAAGGGGTTAACGCGAGGGGCCCCGGGCGGCGAAGCCGGCTGGGGAGCGTTCTCCCCAGGCAGGGGTTTTTCGGCATTGGTCGGCAGGACCAGCCAAGCACGCACCGTCGAACCGTCCGCCGCCGTCGTGCTGACCTCCTCGATCCTGCCGGGCAGTTCCGGCCGCGCCACCGGCGAGCGCAGCGCTAGGGTCTCACCGTTCGCGACGTCGATGCGCACCGGTTCGGCCGGGAAGGCATAGGAACTGCGCAGCGCGTAGAGCACTGAACCGTCCGGGGCGGCCAAGACGTTGGTGTAGGCCGCATCGTCCTGGGTCAATCGGCGCACCGCACCCGATTCGCTGTCGATCAAGAAGACCGGCGAACGGCCGTTCTCGTCCGCGACGACCACGACGGTCCGACCGTCCGGCAGCCAGGCCTGCGGCGTTCCCCAACGGTCCCACTCGGCGGCCAGCTGCTCGATCCGGCCGGTCGCCAGGTCCAAGATCCACATCGTCATGGTCGGTGCCTGCTCCGGAGTGCTGCGGCTCTCTTTCACCACTACGGCATGTGATCCGTCCGGGCTGATCGGGCCGGGGAAGAAGTCGCCGTCGGCGGCTTCCAAGACCACTGAACGGGTGCCGTCGGCCAGTTCGATCCGCTCCAGGCGATAGCTCAGATCGGCCTTCGCCCCGGGACGCAAAACGCTGGTCAGGGCGAAGGAACCGTCCGGGCTGATTTCGGTGTGCGCCTCCAAGAGCCCGACGCCGATGTCCTGGGTCACCGCGCGCAGCACCGAGGCAGCCTCGGATCCGGCGCTGGCCGGCGAGCCAGACCCGGCAGCGCCCGGCTCCACCACGAAAAGCTGGGTGCGATCAGGCCCGAGGTCCTGGTCCCAGAAACGCACCGGGTAACCCGAGTGCAAGATCGCCGAGACTTTGCGGTCTTTGCGCGCCTTCCGGAGCTCCTCGTCCGCAGCCTCGTCCGCCGCGCCCGGAAGGACCCCGGCGGTCACCAGCACCACCTCGGACGTGGGGCTCGCGATGAAGCCCTGCACGCCTCCTATCCGGGAATGCACCACCCGGGCTTCACCTCCGGCTGCTGGCAGTTCCCAGAGCGCGTTGACCGGCTCGTCGTCCTCGGAATCCGGGTCCGGCCGGGCAGAGGTGAAGAGCAATCGTCCGGCTTTGTCGAAAGCCGCCGAACTTTCGCCTTTGGCGCTGCGGGTCAGCCGGTGCGCCGCAGCTGAACCGGCCGGATCGATCTCCCACAAAGCATTGCGGTATCCGGTCTTTTTGCCGTCCAGCGTGGCCACGGTGGTGACCAGCCGCTGTCCGTCGGCGCTCAAGGTCAATCCGGACAAACGCGGAATGGCCAGATAGTGATCCAGGTCGTGGAAAGGGGTTTCGGGCACAGCGGCTCCGCTGTCTTCAGAAGTCATGCCTCCGGTCTACCACACCCCGGCAATGCCGACTAGGCCTTGGCGGCATCGTCTTCGGCCTGGAATCTGGCGGTCTCCGCGCGGACGAAATTGCGCTTGGACAAATGGCCGAAGATGATCGACGCCGGGCTGATCACGATCCAGAAATACATCGCCGCGACCGGACTCACGAAGGCGATCGGAATCGACAACAAGAACACCACGGCCACCGGGAGGGTCGAGCTGAGCGTATACCGGTACAGCGCGTCGGAGACCCCCGGATCGAGCAGACCGGCGGTTTCGGCATAGCGCCAAAGGCCGCCCAACAGGAAAAAGATCGCGCATGTGGTGCCGGCATAGATCGCGATCGGCCACGGTGACGACCCCGGCGCCTCGAAGAGCATGCTGGTGGGCACTGGAAGGAAGACCACCATCATCAACAGGGCCAAGTTGATGAGCTGGAGTTTGGAATCATAGGAGGCGATTCCTTTGAACCGCCGGTGATGGGTCAGCCAGGTGTTGCCCACCAGGAAAAAGGAAAGCACAAAGCCCACGAAGGCGGGCAGCTTCGCCAGCAGCACGGCTTGCACGCTCTC
Proteins encoded in this window:
- a CDS encoding TetR/AcrR family transcriptional regulator, giving the protein MGIEEPTTGAAGVQPLLEALPAGVALSWGLSPSGSRGPKPGMSVPKIVEAAMSVADEGGLSAVSMKSVADRLGFTAMSLYRYLKSKDDLLILMLDAGFGPVPERLAEAAGWRAKCRVWAWGIYDSVLHRPWLVDIPIGGAPMTYYQMRWLEACLQALAGTPLNGEQKLHTALTLSSISLANARLSRDIGQGPSAADDAGARFEQAMTDLLPAGEFPQLLPLLRAGEFSADDSTATAHEHFEFALELVLDGVAGRIEAAASR
- a CDS encoding TetR/AcrR family transcriptional regulator — its product is MQANQLVKPASRGVMPKRLPEGTTSNYHRTKRELLAAVVARLEERDRQELELSELPRTPEGLVDALLEFIELALGAASPLVLARLALLANLANEPGLADQLQGVHLRLLDGADAVFGQLGATAPRRSAEILTDYLDGLLIHMSTVPGRRPEQLEELRPQLGFLVAVLSR
- a CDS encoding amino-acid N-acetyltransferase; the encoded protein is MNTTNAFSLRAARTGDVPAIKSLIAPLAEQRVLVSKETVAYFEGIQEMAVAVDEVGSAVIGCGALHVMWEDLAEIRTLAAAPEWLGKGVGHALVEELLARARALGVSRVFCLTFEVDFFRKHGFDVMPDQSAVSPEVYSELLRSHDEGVAEFLDLARVKPNTLGNTRMIKAL
- a CDS encoding S9 family peptidase encodes the protein MTSEDSGAAVPETPFHDLDHYLAIPRLSGLTLSADGQRLVTTVATLDGKKTGYRNALWEIDPAGSAAAHRLTRSAKGESSAAFDKAGRLLFTSARPDPDSEDDEPVNALWELPAAGGEARVVHSRIGGVQGFIASPTSEVVLVTAGVLPGAADEAADEELRKARKDRKVSAILHSGYPVRFWDQDLGPDRTQLFVVEPGAAGSGSPASAGSEAASVLRAVTQDIGVGLLEAHTEISPDGSFALTSVLRPGAKADLSYRLERIELADGTRSVVLEAADGDFFPGPISPDGSHAVVVKESRSTPEQAPTMTMWILDLATGRIEQLAAEWDRWGTPQAWLPDGRTVVVVADENGRSPVFLIDSESGAVRRLTQDDAAYTNVLAAPDGSVLYALRSSYAFPAEPVRIDVANGETLALRSPVARPELPGRIEEVSTTAADGSTVRAWLVLPTNAEKPLPGENAPQPASPPGAPRVNPLLLWIHGGPLGSWNAWTWRWNPMIMAARGYAVLLPDPALSTGYGQDFIQRGWGRWGAEPFTDLMAITDAVVARPDIDAARTAAMGGSFGGYMANWVAGHTDRFKAIVTHASLWELDGFSNTTDVASYWRREMNQQMGAENSPHSSVTEIVSPVLVIHGDKDYRVPIGEGLRLWYELLAKSALATDAEGKTAHRFLYFPDENHWILKPQHARVWYSVVESFLAEHVLGQEVAVVKELGL
- a CDS encoding TMEM175 family protein: MTEPSNPDKADGQDLQQRIEASANSLRHGPNTERTVFFSDAVFAIAMTLLALDLRVEFPEHATAESVQAVLLAKLPAFVGFVLSFFLVGNTWLTHHRRFKGIASYDSKLQLINLALLMMVVFLPVPTSMLFEAPGSSPWPIAIYAGTTCAIFFLLGGLWRYAETAGLLDPGVSDALYRYTLSSTLPVAVVFLLSIPIAFVSPVAAMYFWIVISPASIIFGHLSKRNFVRAETARFQAEDDAAKA